From one Chryseobacterium sp. 3008163 genomic stretch:
- a CDS encoding glutamine synthetase III produces MSTLRFKALETLPFKDFRKDNSVEIPAKLSELFCENVFSENTMREYLTKEAFQSIMDAIKKGSKIQRLIADQVAVAMKDWAMSKGVTHYTHWFQPLTGSTAEKHDSFFTPIEGGRAIERFSGNLLIQQEPDASSFPNGGIRNTFEARGYTAWDPTSPAFIMGTTLCIPSIFISYTGETLDYKAPLLRALHAVDEAATNVMQYFDKNVTKVTPTLGWEQEYFLVDSALYQSRPDLVLTGKTLLGHSPAKGQQLDDHYFGSIPTRVMNFMKELEVECMKLGIPVTTRHNEVAPNQFELAPMFEEVNVAVDHNSLLMDVMARIAHRHHFHILFHEKPFAGVNGSGKHNNWSLATDTGENLLSPGKNPKKNLQFLTFFVNTIKAVHEYADLLRASIASASNDHRLGANEAPPAIISVFIGSQLFRVLEELEKVTEGKLSPDEKTDLKLNVVGKIPEILLDNTDRNRTSPFAFTGNKFEIRAVGSSANCAESMTVMNTIAAKQLGDFKKEVDALIETGLKKDEAIFNVLREYIKQCKNIMFEGDGYSDDWAVEAEKRGLNNWKTTPEALKQEMNQKFLDLYEEIGIFNHREVEARNEIKLEKYSTVIDIEARVLSDIARNHIIPSALNYQNRLIENVRGLKDIFGEKEFKTLAKEQISLITNISENISTIKLGVEQLLEARANAKAVSESQTQAEDYCNKVKPLFDAIRDASDDLEMMVDDELWPMTKYREMLFTR; encoded by the coding sequence ATGTCAACTTTAAGATTTAAAGCTTTAGAAACTTTACCATTCAAGGACTTTAGAAAAGATAATTCAGTAGAAATTCCTGCTAAATTATCAGAATTATTTTGTGAAAATGTATTCTCTGAAAACACAATGAGAGAATACTTAACAAAAGAAGCATTCCAATCTATTATGGATGCTATTAAAAAAGGAAGTAAAATCCAGAGATTAATTGCAGATCAGGTAGCAGTAGCTATGAAAGATTGGGCAATGAGCAAAGGGGTTACTCACTACACGCACTGGTTTCAGCCATTGACTGGAAGCACTGCAGAAAAGCACGATTCATTCTTCACACCTATCGAAGGTGGTAGAGCGATCGAAAGATTCAGCGGAAACTTATTGATTCAGCAAGAGCCTGATGCATCTTCTTTCCCGAACGGTGGAATCAGAAATACGTTTGAAGCAAGAGGTTATACTGCTTGGGATCCTACATCTCCTGCATTCATTATGGGAACTACTTTATGTATTCCTTCAATCTTTATCTCTTACACTGGAGAAACTTTAGATTATAAAGCACCTTTATTGAGAGCCTTGCACGCTGTAGACGAAGCTGCAACCAACGTAATGCAGTATTTCGACAAAAATGTAACGAAAGTAACTCCTACTTTAGGTTGGGAGCAAGAATATTTTCTGGTTGATTCTGCATTGTATCAATCTCGTCCGGATTTAGTTTTAACAGGTAAAACTTTATTAGGACATTCTCCTGCAAAAGGGCAGCAATTAGATGACCATTATTTCGGTTCAATTCCTACAAGAGTCATGAATTTCATGAAAGAATTGGAAGTTGAATGTATGAAATTGGGTATCCCAGTAACAACAAGACACAACGAGGTAGCTCCAAACCAATTTGAGCTTGCACCAATGTTTGAAGAAGTAAACGTTGCGGTAGACCACAACTCTCTTTTGATGGACGTAATGGCAAGAATTGCTCACAGACACCATTTCCATATTTTATTCCACGAAAAACCATTCGCAGGAGTAAACGGAAGCGGAAAGCATAACAACTGGTCTTTAGCAACTGATACAGGTGAAAACCTTTTAAGCCCCGGAAAAAACCCTAAGAAAAACTTACAGTTTTTAACATTCTTCGTGAATACAATTAAGGCAGTTCACGAATATGCGGATCTTTTAAGAGCAAGTATCGCGTCTGCAAGCAACGATCACAGATTGGGGGCAAACGAAGCTCCACCAGCAATTATTTCTGTATTTATCGGAAGCCAGTTGTTCAGAGTTTTGGAAGAGCTTGAAAAAGTAACGGAAGGAAAACTTTCACCAGACGAAAAAACAGACTTAAAATTAAATGTAGTTGGAAAAATTCCTGAAATTTTGTTGGATAATACTGACAGAAACAGAACTTCTCCTTTTGCATTTACTGGAAATAAATTCGAGATCAGAGCGGTAGGTTCTTCTGCAAACTGCGCAGAATCTATGACTGTGATGAACACTATTGCTGCAAAACAATTGGGTGACTTCAAAAAAGAAGTTGATGCTTTAATTGAAACTGGTCTTAAGAAGGACGAAGCGATCTTCAACGTATTGAGAGAATACATCAAGCAGTGTAAAAACATAATGTTTGAAGGTGACGGATATTCTGATGACTGGGCTGTAGAAGCTGAAAAAAGAGGATTAAACAACTGGAAAACCACTCCTGAAGCATTGAAGCAGGAAATGAACCAGAAATTCCTTGATCTATATGAAGAAATCGGAATATTCAACCACAGAGAAGTGGAGGCTAGAAACGAAATCAAACTGGAAAAATATTCAACTGTTATTGATATCGAAGCAAGAGTGTTGAGTGACATCGCAAGAAACCACATCATTCCTTCCGCTTTAAATTATCAGAACAGACTGATTGAAAACGTAAGAGGTCTTAAAGATATTTTCGGAGAAAAAGAATTCAAAACATTGGCAAAAGAGCAAATAAGTTTGATTACCAATATTTCAGAAAATATCTCAACAATCAAATTGGGTGTTGAACAGCTTCTTGAAGCAAGAGCGAACGCAAAAGCAGTATCTGAAAGCCAAACACAGGCAGAAGACTACTGTAATAAAGTAAAGCCATTATTTGACGCAATCAGAGATGCATCAGACGATCTTGAAATGATGGTGGATGATGAGCTTTGGCCAATGACGAAATATAGAGAAATGTTATTTACAAGATAA